From the genome of Cryptococcus neoformans var. neoformans B-3501A chromosome 1, whole genome shotgun sequence, one region includes:
- a CDS encoding hypothetical protein (Similar to gi|19114348|ref|NP_593436.1| trna isopentenyltransferase [Schizosaccharomyces pombe], FASTA scores: opt: 497, E(): 1.2e-22, (30.385% identity (55.000% similar) in 520 aa overlap (20-527:3-431)); HMMPfam hit to IPPT, IPP transferase, score: 15.7, E(): 5e-12): MLNFIRSLQLFIRSQMTSQRPIVAVIGTTGVGKSQLAVSLAQSFSLSRAPRLGMNNNENKTHPAVVLSADSMQLYTGLDVITNKVTVEEMGGIEHWGLNMVTPGEDTSWEVGKWCNEANAKITTLPVDVLPIICGGTHYFIQHFLFPPPELSFVRDGEIKSQAKDPMSVRWTPPGPRPPIPENLSPELLALLDTFWLTEPTWPSTSGSSVTERNPGPSKSSRPTTREDEHLLALHRLLETIDPKESQRWHWRDGRKVRRSLERWWERGGTVDSVPSSNGLEEPKGREARFRTLIFWVYEPMETLRPRLDRRVDKMLENGLLDEISELREIAQRIYGSTDATDHTEGIFQAIGYKEFASLPLPSPNPQSHPLFPTMVDRTKVSTQQYAKSQLKWIKKQFLPAVREARSLGGEVEVYVVPGGETGVPLATEILHKFLKREKVPSNLEVGHVNAKELLHSLEENGIVPNTADRQSINARKICEVCSTPNNPCSVLLREWDQHTKTRAHKHNANPIKMDKAEWIARQKAMGEERKTERQRLKQESMAVGLDQKAD; encoded by the exons ATGCTCAACTTCATACGGAGTCTACAGCTATTCATCAGGTCGCAAATGACATCTCAGAGACCCATCGTAGCCGTTATAGGCACTACTGGCGTCGGTAAATCTCAATTGGCCGTGTCCCTCGCCCAATCTTTCAGCCTTTCTCGAGCACCACGGTTGGGCATGAACAACAATGAAAACAAAACACACCCCGCAGTTGTGCTTTCTGCCGACTCTATGCAGCTTTACACTGGTCTAGATGTGATCACCAACAAGGTGACAGTTGAGGAAATGGGTGGGATTGAACATTGGGGACTGAATATGGTTACGCCAGGTGAGGATACGAGCTGGGAAGTAGGGAAGTGGTGTAACGAAGCAAATGCAAAG ATTACAACACTGCCAGTTGATGTCTTGCCAATAATTTGTGGCGGGACGCATTATTTCATCCAGcacttcctttttcccccACCCGAGTTATCTTTTGTTCGCGATGGCGAGATCAAAAGCCAAGCAAAAGATCCTATGTCTGTCAGATGGACACCTCCAGGGCCTAGACCGCCCATTCCAGAAAACCTGTCACCAGAGCTGTTAGCTCTCTTGGATACCTTTTGGCTTACAGAGCCTACATGGCCTAGTACTTCCGGATCTTCAGTAACGGAAAGAAATCCCGGACCATCAAAGTCCAGTAGACCTACAACaagagaggatgaacaTCTTCTTGCGTTGCATCGTCTATTGGAAACTATCGATCCAAAGGAATCTCAAAGATGGCATTGGCgagatgggaggaaggtcAGAAGGAGCTTGGAAAGAtggtgggaaaggggaggcACCGTGGATAGCGTCCCTTCATCGAATGGCCTAGAGGAGCcgaagggaagggaggcgAGGTTTAGGACACTGATTTTCTGGGTGTACGAGCCCATGGAGACTTTGAGACCGAGGTTAGATAGAAGAGTGGACAAAATGCTCGAA AATGGGTTGCTCGATGAGATATCGGAACTAAGAGAAATAGCCCAGAGAATATATGGAAGCACAGATGCCACAGACCATACCGAGGGCATATTCCAAGCGATAG GCTACAAAGAATTTGcatctctccctttgcCCTCTCCCAatcctcaatctcatccgctcttccccaccatgGTTGATCGAACTAAGGTTTCCACCCAACAATATGCCAAATCTCAACTTAAGTGGATAAAGAAGCAGTTCTTGCCAGCGGTGCGGGAAGCCCGCTCATTGGGGGGCGAAGTTGAAGTATATGTTGTTCCTGGGGGGGAAACAGGAGTCCCACTGGCAACCGAAATCTTGCATAAATTCTTGAAACGAGAGAAAGTACCGTCAAATTTGGAGGTGGGCCATGTGAACGCAAAAGAGCTGTTGCATTCTTTGGAGGAAAATGGCATTGTACCGAATACTGCAGA TCGGCAAAGTATAAACGCTCGTAAAATATGCGAAGTATGTTCAACTCCCAATAATCCATGTTCAGTACTTTTGAGAGAATGGGACCAGCATACTAAGACAAGAGCGCACAAGCA TAACGCCAACCCTATCAAAATGGATAAAGCCGAATGGATAGCCAGGCAAAAAGCTatgggggaagagaggaagaccgAAAGGCAAAGGCTAAAGCAAGAATCGATGGCAGTAGGACTAGACCAAAAAGCAGATTGA
- a CDS encoding hypothetical protein (Similar to gi|46249528|gb|AAH68735.1| Unknown (protein for MGC:81203) [Xenopus laevis], FASTA scores: opt: 483, E(): 5.6e-22, (35.252% identity (61.511% similar) in 278 aa overlap (7-270:29-292)); HMMPfam hit to RnaseH, RNase H, score: 117.7, E(): 2.7e-32): protein MAPKPGFYAVATGRHPGVYKTWPAAEEQVKGFPSLYSAKYKKFATEQEAKDFVTAAGDALPSQPPPIGKRKRAEMEDSKAPPVDTHFQATSPATVASPASLPPKLQKIAQQGFSFTKSVPHYLVVYTDGSAKGNGQVGSRAGAGVWWGSRGEASKQNWAERVPGEPQTNNRGELLAVIRAIERCPFPDIPLEIRCDSQYTISCMTIWLPKWMNNNFRNSYKQEVINTDLIKHLLVLLRRRGAAGRVKFKYVPAHSGVEGNEAADRLARTGGALPFVSDESNWLDPEDEVVPCDSETNPTEVELEIDEDWLMTAEELAALEQQLV from the exons AT GGCTCCTAAGCCAGGATTCTATGCCGTTGCGACAGGCAGACATCCGGGGGTCTACAAGACATGGCCTGCGGCGGAGGAGCAAGTCAAGGGGTTTCCGAG CCTTTATAGTGCCAAATACAAAAAGTTTGCCACTgagcaagaagcaaaagaTTTTGTCACTGCTGCCGGAGatgctcttccttcccaacCGCCTCCAATTGGTAAAAGGAAACGAGCTGAAATGGAAGACAGCAAAGCGCCACCCGTTGATACCCATTTTCAAGCCACTTCCCCGGCAACAGTGGCCTCACCTGCATCTTTACCACCGAAATTACAAAAGATAGCTCAACAGGGTTTTAGTTTTACTAAGTCTGTTCCACATTATCTTGTTGTCTATACAGATGGCTCCGCCAAAGGAAATGGACAAGTAGGCTCAAGAGCAGGAGCTGGGGTTTGGTGGGGCAGTCGAGGAGAAGCGTCTAAACA AAACTGGGCGGAGAGAGTCCCAGGAGAGCCACAAACTAACAACCGAGGAGAATTGCTC GCTGTGATACGAGCCATTGAAAGATGCCCTTTTCCCGATATCCCACTTGAAATACGATGTGATTCCCAATACACCATCTCCT GTATGACCATTTGGCTTCCAAAATGGATGAATAACAACTTTAGGAACAGTTATAAACAAGAAGTCATCAATACAGATTTGATCAAACATCTCCTAGTTCTTCTCaggcgaagaggagcagCCGGGAGAGTCAAATTCAAGTACGTGCCTGCGCACAGCGGAGTAGAAGGGAATGAGGCGGCCGAC AGGCTAGCGCGCACAGGCGGTGCATTGCCTTTCGTTTCAGATGAAAGTAACTGGCTTGATccagaggatgaggtcgTTCCTTGCGACTCAGAAACTAACCCAACAGAGGTTGAATTGGAG ATTGATGAAGATTGGCTGATGACCGCGGAAGAGTTAGCCGCACTCGAACAACAGCTTGTTTAG